From Synoicihabitans lomoniglobus, the proteins below share one genomic window:
- a CDS encoding asparaginase domain-containing protein has translation MSALEPPRIRVIATGGTIDKVYFDAKSDYEIGEPQAGAILHEAGVTFDFTVESVLRKDSLQLTDADRALVRERVIAATERHILITHGTDTMTDTAAVLADIPDKVIVFTGSMLPARFRQNDAVFNVGCAIGGLLVQRPGVYIAMNGQLFPADRVRKNREKLRFEER, from the coding sequence ATGTCCGCTCTGGAACCTCCCCGTATTCGCGTCATCGCCACCGGCGGCACGATCGACAAAGTGTATTTCGACGCCAAGAGCGACTACGAGATCGGCGAGCCGCAGGCCGGAGCGATTTTGCACGAGGCGGGCGTGACGTTCGACTTCACCGTGGAGAGCGTGTTGCGCAAGGACAGCTTGCAGCTCACGGACGCGGATCGGGCGCTCGTGCGCGAGCGGGTGATCGCGGCGACCGAACGCCACATCCTCATCACCCACGGCACCGACACCATGACGGATACGGCGGCGGTTTTGGCGGACATCCCGGACAAAGTCATCGTGTTCACCGGGTCAATGTTGCCGGCCCGTTTTCGGCAAAATGATGCGGTGTTCAACGTCGGCTGCGCCATCGGCGGATTACTCGTCCAACGGCCCGGGGTGTATATCGCCATGAACGGCCAATTGTTCCCGGCTGATCGCGTGCGCAAAAATCGGGAGAAGTTGCGCTTCGAGGAGCGTTGA
- a CDS encoding PAS domain-containing protein, with protein MTEADVVNLAKGGWSSRAFYGATLRWVAGILGWGAILVALGWLLDIAWLTGAGTDKASMKPVTALAFLFVAVALGLKNSDRPIRAKSTWVVGCGLGLMILAGVQLGVRWWGSETMVEVVSDGAVPVSGWWHYTMSAATAGSFLLCGIGLSAVVGRHRWWALLSTSAAIGVGVIALMGMGGYWFDFIGLRALAPFSSMAVLTAVGFGLSSLGMFCLRRGDGSESLLLKDGEGSAMLRILAPLSVALPFVAGALVHRWLTSGGTTPGIALAVLALGNAVLFLALIWGLALALNRSGEQREATSRALAASEFRLREIVESLPQLVWTCEAAGPCDYLGPQWVSYTGVPEAEQLGFRWTEQLHPDDRERTLAHWKVAAAAGTEFEVDFRIRRHDGVYRWFHTMAHPIHDQHGKVTRWFGTNTDIHSLHEAENSLREAHDKLEVRVAERTQELAKSHAALARNASLLVEAERVADIGSWTFDTQTGEVEWSDQLFRIVGLWPQDGAPNYAQQESMFAPESWKRLQAAIGRSMKEGVGYELELQVIRPDGTRRWALARAKAGRRIDGKVQGLIGTFQDITRRVHDRIEMERLNARLQVANSAAQLGVWEWEVGSDVLEWDDTMRRLYDWQGPVDYGVWQRSLVAEDLPAAEEAIKLALDGSASFDCSFRVKHSDGAIRIIHGVATVLRNDAGEPVRLIGINRDITVEREAEAKVRASEALLRQFVQHAPASIAMLDRNMRYVQTSDRWVSAYGLDGVEVIGRSHYDVFPDLPEEWKAVHQRALAGEIERRDEDSFKRPDGTIEWLQWEVRPWVDAAGEIGGVIFFTQVITARKNMELALKERQEELKRSNDELALFAYVASHDLQEPLRAITGCLRMLEKNHQDQLTSGAAELMGHAVQGAGRMQSLIEALLEYSRVDRGTLAFKSFDLADVLDDVEAMLNVRLAEVGGTLVRRGDRPQVWADRGQISRVLQNLMSNALKYIDPGRPPKLEVTVHETSTTWQVEVRDNGIGIEPRHFERIFVIFKRLHTRTAHAGTGIGLAICKKIIQHHGGEIWVESVPGEGSTFFFALPKPKH; from the coding sequence ATGACGGAAGCAGATGTTGTTAATTTGGCTAAGGGCGGCTGGAGTTCGCGGGCGTTTTATGGCGCGACGTTGCGGTGGGTGGCAGGGATTCTGGGTTGGGGCGCGATCCTGGTGGCGTTGGGCTGGTTGCTCGACATCGCGTGGCTGACCGGAGCGGGCACGGACAAGGCGAGCATGAAACCGGTCACGGCGTTGGCCTTTTTATTCGTGGCGGTGGCGCTCGGCCTGAAAAATTCCGATCGACCGATTCGAGCCAAGTCAACGTGGGTGGTGGGGTGCGGCCTGGGGCTGATGATACTGGCCGGAGTCCAACTGGGCGTGCGGTGGTGGGGCAGCGAAACGATGGTGGAGGTCGTTTCGGACGGAGCGGTTCCTGTTTCAGGTTGGTGGCACTACACCATGTCGGCCGCGACCGCCGGCAGCTTTTTATTATGCGGAATTGGGCTCAGTGCGGTGGTCGGACGGCACCGCTGGTGGGCCCTGCTTTCGACCAGTGCGGCGATAGGCGTGGGCGTGATCGCGTTAATGGGCATGGGAGGCTATTGGTTTGATTTTATCGGGCTCCGGGCTCTGGCGCCGTTCTCGTCGATGGCGGTGCTCACGGCGGTGGGGTTTGGGCTTTCCTCCCTGGGGATGTTTTGTTTGCGACGAGGGGACGGCTCGGAGTCGTTGCTGCTCAAAGATGGGGAGGGCAGCGCCATGTTGCGAATTTTGGCCCCGTTGTCGGTGGCCTTGCCCTTCGTGGCGGGGGCGCTGGTGCACCGTTGGTTGACGTCGGGCGGGACGACTCCGGGTATCGCTCTGGCGGTGCTGGCATTGGGCAACGCGGTGTTGTTTTTGGCGCTGATTTGGGGATTGGCGCTGGCGCTGAACCGATCAGGCGAGCAGCGGGAAGCCACGTCCCGGGCCCTGGCGGCGAGCGAGTTTCGTCTGCGGGAAATCGTGGAATCCCTGCCGCAACTGGTCTGGACCTGTGAGGCGGCGGGGCCGTGCGACTATCTGGGTCCGCAGTGGGTGAGTTACACCGGCGTGCCCGAGGCGGAGCAGTTGGGTTTCAGATGGACGGAGCAGCTGCATCCCGACGATCGGGAGCGAACCTTGGCGCATTGGAAAGTGGCCGCGGCTGCCGGGACGGAATTCGAGGTGGATTTTCGGATTCGGCGCCATGACGGCGTTTACCGGTGGTTTCACACCATGGCGCACCCGATTCACGACCAGCATGGCAAAGTGACGCGGTGGTTTGGCACGAACACCGACATACACAGTTTGCACGAAGCCGAAAACAGTCTGCGGGAGGCGCACGACAAACTTGAAGTGCGGGTGGCCGAACGCACGCAGGAGTTGGCCAAATCACACGCTGCCCTGGCTCGGAATGCGTCGCTGTTGGTCGAAGCGGAGCGGGTGGCGGATATCGGGAGTTGGACGTTTGATACGCAGACGGGCGAGGTGGAATGGAGTGATCAGCTCTTTCGCATCGTGGGGCTGTGGCCGCAGGATGGTGCGCCGAACTACGCCCAACAGGAAAGCATGTTTGCGCCGGAGTCGTGGAAACGGCTCCAGGCCGCGATCGGGCGCAGCATGAAGGAAGGCGTGGGCTACGAACTGGAACTGCAAGTGATTCGGCCCGATGGCACCCGTCGCTGGGCGTTGGCCCGCGCGAAAGCCGGCCGCAGGATCGATGGCAAGGTCCAGGGTCTTATCGGCACGTTTCAGGACATCACGCGACGGGTTCACGATCGGATCGAAATGGAGCGACTCAACGCCCGCCTGCAAGTGGCCAATTCAGCGGCGCAACTGGGAGTTTGGGAGTGGGAGGTCGGCTCGGACGTGTTGGAATGGGATGACACCATGCGCCGTCTCTATGACTGGCAGGGGCCCGTGGACTACGGGGTGTGGCAACGGTCGCTGGTGGCGGAAGATCTTCCGGCGGCGGAGGAGGCGATCAAATTGGCTTTGGATGGAAGTGCATCCTTCGACTGCTCGTTTCGGGTCAAACACTCCGATGGTGCGATCCGGATCATTCACGGGGTCGCGACGGTTTTACGGAACGACGCGGGTGAACCCGTGCGACTCATTGGCATCAATCGCGACATCACCGTCGAGCGGGAGGCGGAAGCAAAGGTGCGCGCGAGCGAAGCCCTGTTGCGACAGTTCGTGCAGCATGCCCCGGCTTCCATCGCGATGCTCGATCGCAACATGCGCTATGTGCAGACGAGTGACCGGTGGGTCAGTGCCTACGGTTTGGACGGTGTGGAGGTGATCGGTCGGAGTCACTACGATGTTTTCCCCGACTTGCCGGAAGAGTGGAAAGCCGTGCACCAACGCGCGCTGGCGGGCGAGATCGAGCGGCGGGACGAGGACTCGTTCAAGCGTCCCGATGGCACGATTGAATGGCTCCAATGGGAAGTCCGGCCCTGGGTGGACGCCGCGGGGGAGATCGGAGGCGTGATTTTCTTCACCCAGGTAATCACGGCGCGCAAAAACATGGAGCTGGCGCTGAAGGAACGCCAGGAGGAGCTGAAGCGCAGCAACGATGAGCTGGCGTTATTTGCCTACGTGGCATCTCACGATCTGCAGGAGCCCCTACGGGCGATCACCGGCTGTTTGCGCATGTTGGAAAAGAATCACCAGGACCAGCTCACCAGTGGCGCGGCCGAGCTCATGGGCCACGCGGTTCAAGGGGCCGGCCGGATGCAAAGTCTCATCGAAGCTCTGCTCGAATACTCCCGGGTCGACCGGGGCACCCTGGCTTTCAAATCGTTCGATTTGGCGGACGTGCTGGATGACGTGGAAGCCATGCTGAACGTGCGCTTGGCGGAAGTCGGCGGGACGCTGGTTCGCCGCGGGGACCGACCTCAGGTCTGGGCCGACCGCGGGCAAATCTCCCGGGTGTTGCAGAATCTGATGTCCAATGCCTTGAAATACATCGATCCCGGGCGACCTCCGAAGTTGGAGGTGACGGTGCACGAAACCTCCACGACGTGGCAGGTGGAAGTGCGTGACAACGGCATCGGGATTGAACCGCGGCACTTCGAACGCATTTTTGTGATCTTCAAACGGCTGCACACGCGAACGGCCCATGCGGGAACGGGCATAGGACTCGCGATCTGCAAAAAGATCATCCAACACCATGGGGGTGAAATTTGGGTGGAGTCGGTCCCCGGTGAAGGCTCCACGTTTTTCTTCGCGCTGCCTAAACCAAAACATTGA